The Lutibacter sp. A64 genome segment AAGACTGGATTGATACTGGATTAATAGGAGGAATAAGACATATTAATTGGCATTTAAGCAAACCAGCTAATCAGTTAGATTTATTAAAAAAAAAGAATTGGAGAACTGATAAAAATATAGCTCCAGGTGGTTATTTTGATGATTTGGCAAGCCACGGATTGGACTTATTTACATTTTTATTAGGTGATATAGAAGAAGCAAAAGGAATAAGTTTAAATCAACAAAATTTGTATACAGCAAAAGATGCTATTACTGGTTGTTGGGTTCATAAAAATGGCATTACAGGTTCTGGAAGCTGGAATTTTGGTTGTAATTTAAGGCAAGATAATGTAGAAATTTATGGAAGCAAGGGTAAAATTGTATTTTCAGTTTTTGATGAGCATCCAATTCAATTAATTTCAGAAAAAGAAAATAATTCTTTAATAATTGAAAATCCAGAGCATATTCAACAGTATCATGTACAAAATATGAAAGCTAATTTATTTGATGGTATTGAGCACCCTTCAACAGGTAAATCTGGATTGCATACTAGTTGGGTAATGGATAAAATATTAGGGAATATTTAAAATTAAATAAAAACGAGGCAATTTAAATTTTGTTTAAATTGCCTCGTTTGGTTTTTTACTAGTTTTTATAAAGTGCTTTTTATTTTACTTCATAAGTGTCACCAGAAAAGAATAAACTTTCTGTTTTTTTAAATTTTGAGTTTGCTTTTACTTGTGCTGTTAAAGCATTTTCTCGTTCTTCTAAAGTAACATCTTCATAGCTTCTAATAATACCAGTAGCTAATGGGTATTCTAACCGAACTAACATTTGGTGTAATGTTGGATCTTGTTCTTTTGCATTATGCACTAATATATCCTCTTGAGTTATTCCGTTTTCACCAATAGTTACAACTTCTAGTTTTAATCCATTTAAAATTAAACCTTTGTTTTTTTCTTTACCAAAAATCATAGGCTTCCCGTGTTCTAAATAAATCTGTTTATCTTCTTTTACGGCTTTATCTGTAACGTTTTTAAAGCAGCCATCATTAAAAATAACACAGTTTTGTAATACTTCAATTAAAGAAGTTCCTTTAAATTTTTCAGCTTCAATAAAAAGCTGTGTCATGTCTTTTGGAGTATTTCCACCAATACGAGCAAAAAAACGTGCCTGTGCTCCTAAAGCTAATTCACCAGGAGAAAAAGGTGGTTGTGTATTTCCGTAAGGAGATGACTTTGTTTTTTGTCCAACTAATGAAGTAGGAGAAAACTGCCCTTTTGTTAAACCATAAATTTCGTTATTGAATAAAATTATATTTAAATCTATGTTTCTTCTTAAAACATGAATAAAATGATTTCCACCAATAGCCATAGCATCACCATCACCAGTTATTATCCAAACACTTAAATCTGGATTGGCAAGTTTTACTCCAGAAGCAATTCCTGGTGCTCTACCGTGAATACTATGCATTCCATAGGTATTCATATAATAAGGAAAACGAGATGA includes the following:
- a CDS encoding Gfo/Idh/MocA family protein; the encoded protein is MRWGIIGCGAVTELKSGPPYYKTEGFELAAVMRRNEEKAADYAKRHHVNKYYTNADVLINDPEIDAVYIATPPDTHKLYGLKVAKAKKTCCIEKPLAPSYVDSLAIYNAFEAAKTPLFVAYYRRSLPRFIKLKDWIDTGLIGGIRHINWHLSKPANQLDLLKKKNWRTDKNIAPGGYFDDLASHGLDLFTFLLGDIEEAKGISLNQQNLYTAKDAITGCWVHKNGITGSGSWNFGCNLRQDNVEIYGSKGKIVFSVFDEHPIQLISEKENNSLIIENPEHIQQYHVQNMKANLFDGIEHPSTGKSGLHTSWVMDKILGNI
- a CDS encoding 2-oxoacid:ferredoxin oxidoreductase subunit beta, translated to METTAVKKYTFKDFASDQEVRWCPGCDDYVILRAMQKALPEMGVKKEDVVFISGIGCSSRFPYYMNTYGMHSIHGRAPGIASGVKLANPDLSVWIITGDGDAMAIGGNHFIHVLRRNIDLNIILFNNEIYGLTKGQFSPTSLVGQKTKSSPYGNTQPPFSPGELALGAQARFFARIGGNTPKDMTQLFIEAEKFKGTSLIEVLQNCVIFNDGCFKNVTDKAVKEDKQIYLEHGKPMIFGKEKNKGLILNGLKLEVVTIGENGITQEDILVHNAKEQDPTLHQMLVRLEYPLATGIIRSYEDVTLEERENALTAQVKANSKFKKTESLFFSGDTYEVK